Proteins encoded by one window of Monoglobus pectinilyticus:
- a CDS encoding phosphoadenosine phosphosulfate reductase domain-containing protein: MYSYEWDLETGGLLLNSSPLSFSKEPRPVYYKELDILGFDKYWNYDKNDTYPYMWVEANNYWYRGRLVAKTKGGSLYSAPELIIVDEPEPNNEPLRFVDIPGMVEKNKDLLEKLTQDTIKKVFNTYVEYKDRVDVFYIAFSGGKDSIVTLDIVQRALPHNTFKVLFGDTGMEFPDTYDAVNKIEDECHNNGIEFIRAKSDFTPNESWRKFGPPATVTRWCCSVHKTAPQVLALRELTGKPNFTGMAFIGVRASESLSRSEYDYVSLGEKHKGQYSCNPILEWNSAELYLYIYSEGILLSEAYKKGNRRAGCLVCPRAAERNDYMARIWYTKEFDSLIDAVKCMYKKSFTSEAQLDDFIANGGWKARKNGRDIDMQMNYVESTGKDVHSIKITNAKTPWKEWIKTIGILLNDTSPYKIMFRNEQYEVQVIEKNDNIEVRYDASLPKQNPLFIKLLKSVFRKSACCVKCRECEADCHNGCITMKDGVFEINDKCVHCSQCHKVEKGCLVYKSLEMPKGGLKMSATKSLNCYSHHAPKMEWFQQYFSYKNDFDDRHSLGSQMYSFFKRFLRDAELLDETGFSKTAQVIDKLGLDSDSAWAIMLSNLAYTPQFNWLIKRMNMNETYGKDYTISLLVSDGAKESWVKDIWSSFSRFVELPFSEVGFGFATKEKNKLISITRMPWQNPDPRVILYSLYKFAESCGDYYQFTLSRLLNHDIDSDGVSPTEIFGIEREQMEKILNGLSVNYPEFITSSFTLDLDNITLRNDKTSKDVLELF, from the coding sequence ATGTATTCATACGAATGGGATTTAGAAACTGGTGGTCTGCTATTAAATAGTTCTCCACTATCTTTTAGTAAGGAGCCAAGACCGGTTTATTATAAGGAATTAGATATTCTAGGATTTGATAAATACTGGAATTACGATAAGAACGACACCTATCCATATATGTGGGTAGAGGCAAATAATTATTGGTATAGAGGAAGGCTTGTCGCAAAAACAAAAGGAGGCTCGTTATATTCTGCACCGGAGCTGATAATTGTAGATGAGCCCGAACCAAACAATGAGCCATTGCGATTTGTAGACATTCCGGGAATGGTAGAAAAAAACAAAGACCTGTTAGAAAAACTTACGCAGGATACAATAAAAAAAGTGTTTAACACTTATGTTGAATACAAAGATAGAGTCGATGTTTTCTACATTGCATTTAGCGGAGGTAAAGACAGTATTGTAACCCTTGATATTGTACAAAGAGCGTTACCTCATAATACATTTAAAGTATTGTTTGGTGATACAGGAATGGAGTTTCCTGATACATATGATGCTGTAAATAAAATTGAAGATGAATGCCATAATAATGGGATTGAGTTTATTAGGGCGAAATCTGATTTTACCCCAAATGAATCTTGGAGAAAATTTGGTCCGCCAGCAACTGTAACAAGATGGTGTTGTAGCGTACATAAGACAGCGCCACAAGTTCTTGCATTGAGAGAATTAACTGGAAAACCAAATTTTACAGGTATGGCATTTATAGGTGTTAGAGCGAGTGAGAGTTTATCTCGTAGCGAATATGACTATGTGAGCTTAGGAGAAAAACATAAAGGGCAATACAGTTGCAACCCTATCCTTGAGTGGAACTCTGCTGAGTTGTATTTATATATATATTCAGAAGGCATTCTTTTAAGTGAAGCTTACAAAAAAGGAAATCGTAGAGCGGGATGTCTTGTATGTCCAAGAGCTGCTGAGAGAAATGACTATATGGCAAGAATTTGGTACACAAAAGAATTTGATTCATTGATTGATGCTGTAAAGTGTATGTATAAAAAAAGCTTTACTTCAGAAGCACAGCTGGACGACTTTATAGCAAACGGTGGTTGGAAAGCAAGGAAAAACGGTAGGGATATTGATATGCAGATGAACTATGTAGAATCGACAGGTAAAGATGTACATTCTATAAAAATTACAAATGCAAAAACACCGTGGAAGGAATGGATTAAGACAATTGGTATTTTATTAAACGATACTTCCCCTTATAAAATAATGTTTAGAAATGAACAATATGAAGTTCAGGTTATTGAAAAAAATGATAATATCGAAGTAAGGTATGATGCTTCATTACCAAAACAAAATCCATTATTCATAAAACTCTTAAAAAGTGTTTTTAGAAAATCAGCGTGTTGTGTCAAATGTAGAGAATGTGAAGCAGACTGCCATAATGGATGCATCACAATGAAAGATGGTGTATTTGAAATAAATGATAAATGTGTTCATTGCTCGCAATGTCACAAAGTCGAAAAAGGATGTTTAGTATATAAATCATTAGAAATGCCAAAAGGAGGACTAAAAATGTCTGCAACAAAAAGTTTAAATTGCTATTCACATCACGCTCCTAAGATGGAGTGGTTTCAACAATACTTCAGTTATAAAAATGATTTTGATGATAGACACTCTCTTGGATCGCAAATGTACAGTTTCTTTAAAAGATTTTTGAGAGATGCTGAACTGTTAGATGAAACAGGATTTAGCAAAACTGCTCAAGTTATTGACAAATTAGGACTTGATTCAGACTCAGCTTGGGCGATTATGTTGTCAAATCTAGCATATACTCCTCAATTTAATTGGTTGATTAAACGAATGAATATGAATGAAACCTATGGCAAGGATTATACTATTTCTTTATTGGTTTCGGATGGAGCTAAGGAAAGTTGGGTAAAGGATATTTGGAGTTCTTTCTCAAGATTTGTAGAACTGCCATTCAGCGAGGTGGGATTTGGATTTGCAACAAAAGAAAAAAATAAACTAATATCAATTACTAGAATGCCGTGGCAAAATCCTGACCCTCGTGTAATTCTTTATAGTTTGTATAAGTTTGCTGAGAGCTGCGGTGATTACTATCAGTTTACCCTTTCTCGCCTACTAAATCACGATATAGATAGTGATGGTGTAAGTCCGACAGAAATCTTTGGTATTGAACGTGAGCAGATGGAAAAAATTCTTAATGGTTTATCTGTAAACTATCCAGAATTCATTACAAGTTCATTCACATTGGACTTGGATAATATCACTTTGCGAAACGATAAAACATCAAAAGATGTTCTTGAGTTGTTCTAA